The window AGCCGTAGCCGCCGTTCTCCGCGCGATACCGCGCGCGCTCGGCGCGATAGAGGCGCGGCAGCTCGTACCAGGGCACGCGCGGGCGCTGGTGGTGGACGTAGTGCAGGTTGTTGTTGAGGAACAGAAATGAAAGGAGCGGATTGGCCTCGATGATCGCGGTGCGCTGCGGCACGTCCGGATGGGCGCGGTGCTCGGCATAGGTGCGCAGCATCAGGAGCGACAGGCCCGGCCAGGAAGCGAGCAGCAGATAGGCCCACGGGCTCATGCCGCCGATCACGATCCAGGCCACCACCGGGACGCAGCCGGCGACGTGCATCAGCCACGCCACGAGGACCCTGCGGTCGCCGCGACGGACGGCGCGCAGGTCGTGGCGGATCAAGCCGACGACCGACAACGGCGGGCCAACGATGAGCCGACCCAGAAGCGACGAATTGAGGCGCAAAAGTCGTCTCGTCGCCGGCGCCAGGGCGG is drawn from Microbaculum marinisediminis and contains these coding sequences:
- a CDS encoding fatty acid desaturase; this translates as MWAAVVWFHDTLPILLVVPLAAGCVALQSSLRHEALHGHPTRRLWINEALVFPPLCLLIPYRRFRDTHLKHHHDARLTDPYDDPESWYLAERDHAALAPATRRLLRLNSSLLGRLIVGPPLSVVGLIRHDLRAVRRGDRRVLVAWLMHVAGCVPVVAWIVIGGMSPWAYLLLASWPGLSLLMLRTYAEHRAHPDVPQRTAIIEANPLLSFLFLNNNLHYVHHQRPRVPWYELPRLYRAERARYRAENGGYGFDGYLDLARRHLLKGKEPVAHPFMRR